The Bacillota bacterium nucleotide sequence TCCCATATCCTTTACACCTTGTGTATTAGGAAGTAAAGAACTCTTTGCGGAACTTGGACGGGGGGGGGTAGGAACATGGGAGAATTCCAGGTGCTTGTGGGCGGCCGGTCGCCCAGGTGGCGTGAGAGCCTCGCGGCGGCATTCTCGGAGAACGCGGTTTTCGAAGTGGTCGGGAGCGCGACCGACGAGGAACTGGTAGAGACGGCGGTGCGTCTCCGTCCGGATGTGGTCGTCTGGAAACTCGAAGATGAAGATCCCGTTCCGGTCACCGCCGAACTGAAACTTGAGTGCCCCTTCAGCCTTGTGGTGGTAATGGTGGAAGACCCCAATCATTTCGATGTTATCGAGTTGATCAGGGCCGGGGTGCGCGGCTGCCTGCCGCTTCGCCTCCTTCCCCGCCAGATAGTGCAGGCGGTGGAACTGATCGTCAAGGCGGGTATGCTCTGCCTTCCCCGGTTGGGTTCCGAGTTTTTCGACCGGAACAGGAAAGCGTCCGAACCGGTTGTCCCCAGCTTCTTGACAGGGAGGGAACGCGAGATACTTTGTCTTCTGGGTAAAAACCTTTCGAACCAGGAGATCGGCCAGGCCTTGTTTCTTTCGGAATCCACGGTGAAAACGCACCTGCGGAGCATCTTCCGCAAGCTCGAGGTGAGGAACCGTTCCGAGGCGATGGTTACGGCCATGCGGATGGGGCTGGTGGAAGCGAAATGATTTAATTTTTAACCGCCAAGACGCCAAGTTCGGGATCAGAATTCAGAAGCCAGAAGCCAGTAGTCAGAAGTCAGAATTTACAGATACGGTTTAAAAATTCTTCAATAAAAGCCTTAAAACAGAGAGCCGGGTCGGGTTTGCGCCTGCCCGGTTTCTTATTTTAATGGAGACTGATTGAAAAAAGGTTGTCCATGATTTGCCGCGGCACAACGAAGAACGGAAATCGACGCTGGAAATAGCGATTTAACTATTGTCATGTATTCATTTTTTAGTTCATCGCGTTCTTGGCGTCTTGGCGGTTGACTATTCTAGAGGGAGTCACTCAGGATTAAGCCTGCCCGTCGGACAATCGACCGTTTTTCCACCACAAGGTCGATTGAACACAAAAGAATGTTCGTGGTAAGTTAGCTTTGAAATACGCGGGAACCGGTTGAGATTTGTACAAAGACGCGGTTAAGGTGAACACTTATGGAGCGGTTTAAAATAATCGTAAACTCTCAAACCCTGGCATCGGTAATCGGCACACAAGGCCGGGACACCTTCGATTTGCTCGATATTCTGATTAACGGGGACGCGAGTTTTCTGGAACAAGCCCGAAGGCTGCAGCCGGATGTTATCGTTTACCGGGTGAAGGAATTCAGCCGGACCGCAGTGTTGGTTGAGCGGTTGAAAAGAGCCTGCCCGTCGACAACCATTGTAGCGTACGCTTTGTCGGAGCATCCGGAAGACGTTGCGGACGCAATTAACGCCGGCGCGGACAGCTTTATTTTAGGCGAAAACCTTTCGTCTGCGCAGGTTTTGCAGGTATTAAAGCTTATCTGCCGGGACCGGGTATGCTTTTTCCCCGAGTCCGCCGCAGGTTTTCTGGCCCCACGCGTTTTGCAGTGATCTATAAGATCGCGCAAAAATCTTTCTTCTTTACTGCTCCACCCGGACTTTCTGCTAAAAGGCGGCTAATGTTTGCCGGTCCCGATTAATACGTGCGGCCGGTCCATCCCCGATATGCTCGAAGAAAGGATACGCATGACGACCGCGGTTTTGCGACAATCCATTAAAAGACTCCAGTGGTTGTTCGGCAGATTGGGAATTCAGGGCTCCCGGGGTTTCACTGCCCAGCCCAGGGTATCGCTCAGTCAGGCCCTGGTGTTTTACCGTTACTTATCCCTTGCTCTGACCTCTCTTTTCTACCTTTTGGGCCCACCCGCGTCCCCCGCTTTTTTTAAGATCGGGGTGATCCTGCCGATGCTGGGGGTGGCGTGGCTCACGCAGCGCCTTTATGCCGCCGATGACTCTCTCGTTCACCGGTTGAAGCTCATCGGCATGGAGACGATAGTGATTGTGGCGCTGTTGCTGCCGACCGGAGGGCTGGAAAGCCCCTTTATCTGGTACGCCTTCAATCCGATATTTGCGGCGGCGTGTTATCTTCCCACCGGGCACTGCTGGACAACCGTGGTCGTGTTTTTGGCGGCCGCGACCGAAACAAGCGCCATATGTGCCGGCAGTCAGGAATCACTCCTGGATATCGCCGCCGAGAAATCCTGGCTGCTGCTGGTCTTTATTCTTTTGACCTCGGCGGTACAGCTTTTTACCCGCCTCGTCAACCAGTTGTCCGCGGCCTATGCGCGTCTTGCGGAGGCCCTGTCCGCCAGCGAGCAATCGCTGCAGCATATTTCCTCGCTTTATCAGGCATTAGAAGCCTTTTCCACGCAGGAAGACACCGCTCAGTTTGCCCTGCTGCTTGCCAAATACGCGAAGACTCTTTCCCGCTGTCCGGCGGCGTGCCTGCTCATGCGCGGGGAGACGCAGGAAAAGCAGAAACCGGTCGTAAGGGTCTGTAACGGCGAAGATGAATACTCCCGCATCAACCTTGAAGGGGAAATAAGCAGGATATGGGAGCGCGAAGAGCCGGAAACAAAGGTTTCCGCTTTTTTCGATGAAGCAGGGATCCGGTTGACGTGCGTTCCGATAATATCTCAGAGCGAATGTTTCGGCATGTTGGGTTACCTTGAACCTGCAAATACCCGAGAGGCGGAAGACCGTGACAGGGCCGTCAATTTCCTTGCCGAACTGGGCGCCATCGTTCTCGAAAGGTTAAAGACCGAAAAATTGGGGGGCCGGCTGCTGGTAAGCGAGGAACAAAACAGGATCGCCAATGAAATACACGACGGCGTTTCTCAACATCTATTCAGTATCTCATGCGCGCTTCACTCATTATCCCGGCAGAAGGCCGGTCTGCAGGATGAAGAGGTTCAGCGTCAGTTACAGTTGGTTAAGAATACCGCAAATCAGGCCGCAAGGGAATTGCGGGCTTCAATTTACCGAATCAGCCCGCGTAAGCGCGGTGAAAGCATATTCGTAGCGGGTCTGGCTTCCTACCTGAACGGTGTTGCCAGGATGAACGCCATCAGGGTGGATCTTAAGGCGGAAGGAAGCGAGGAAACACTGAGCCCGGCGCTGCGCAACGCTTTTTACCGGATAGTCAGGGAAGCGACCGGCAACGCCTTGAGGCACGGAAGATGCAGGTCCCTGGAGGTGCGGGTTTCGATGTCGCCTGCCGGTTCCGTCCTTGAGGTTGAGGACGACGGCAGCGGCTACCAACCCGGATCAAACGGTATGCCGGGTGAAGGATTGGGACTCGGGGTCCATAACATGAAGCAACTGGCGGCTTGTTTTAACGGTGAACTCGAGATTACCAATACGGGCCGGGGCACCCTGGTAAGGTGTATTGTTCCCAGGAGGCCGGGACAAGCGACTGAGGGAGATAAAGCCTGAGCCATGCAGAGCCAATCCGCCCCGAAACCGTTTATGCATTCAGCGATATCGATTTTTGATGATAAGTTTGGTCTTTTTTAAGGAGTGCCCCGTGCCGCCTTAGGCGACGCCACGTCGAATAAAAATTTACGTGGAACCAGCGAATTAACTGTTTATCACATAATCCTTTTCTTGATACATGGCGTTCTTGTCCAGCACTCAGAGCCTGAGTGCTGGATTGGCGGTTGATTTATTTTTGAAGGAGGAATCAGTCATTGAAAATGGTGGTGATCGACGACCATCCGCTGGTGCTTCAGGGGATAGGTTCCATCGCCCGGTTGTATGAGGATATCGAACTAGCGGGCACGGCGAGTTCCGGTGAGGAAGGGGTCAGACTGCTGGCGGAAAAGCAGCCGGATGTTGCGGTGGTAGACCTCAGACTACCGGGGGAATACGGGCTCGATATCATCCGGCGCGGACGAGCCGTCGCGCCCGGGTGCCGTTTTATCATCCTTACCGCGTACAGCGAACGCGCCGATGTCCGGCGGGCCATGGAAGAAAAGGTGGAAGGTTATATCCTTAAAGAAGCTCTTCCCGAAGAAATAATAAACGCTATTCGCCTTGTGGCGAAAGGGCGGACCTATATCGATCCGGTAATCGTTCAGGCGTTGGTGACCCATGACGAAAAAGACCCCTTGGAGCAGCTCACTCCCCGGGAAAAGGAGGTTCTTTTAGCCTTGGCCCGAGGAATGTCAAACCGTGATATTGCGCAAATGCTTTTTGTAACCGAATTTACCGTTAAGAAACATGTCAGTCAAATACTCGACAAATTAGGCCTTGACGACAGAACCCAGGCGGCTCTTTACGCCTTTTCCCGGGGACTGGTGCAGGAGCGTTCCCAGGGGTAGATAGAGGAAACGGTTTTTGTTGTCAGGTTGTCCATAATACCGGGGCGTCGGGATGTTAAACCAAAGTCTACCGTGCCCCTCCGCCAAAGCACCATTCAAAAAGTATACCTCCGGTTATTTTTAGTCTATTCCTCCGTAGCATGTACAATCGCTCTTTATTCCTTAAAATAGAATTTGGGTATTGAGATAATACTCGCAATAAATCTAACGGGGGGAAACGATGATGAAGAAACTTATGCGGCGGCTTTGGAAAGAAGAGGAAGGTCAGGGAATGGCGGAATACGGATTGATTCTGGCGTTGGTGGCCGTAGTGGTAATCGCGGCTTTAACCCTTTTAGGTGGCGGCGTGAGAGATCAAATGCAGTGTGTGGCCAACGAACTGGATTAAGTAAAAGGAATTGTTTTGCATGTAGAAAATAATTTGCGTATCGTCTTGTTCTAAAAGGTCTGGTTATAACCGCCGTATTTCTGCGGCGGTTTATTTTTTTAAAAGGTAATGACAAACAATTCTAATATATTGGTATATTTATTGCTACATTTTAAAAACGATTCGGAGGGAAAAGGCATTATCATTGTGAGTAGGAAGTAACGTTTTCCGTTATGTTATCGGCTATGATTATTTTTAACTTTCAGAATAAATAGAATAATTTCGCCGGAGGGATAAACGATGATTCGTAAGTGCGTTGAAGACGATTTTGAGAGAATCTACACGATAGTCAACGATGCCGCACAGGCTTACAAGGGCATTATCCCGGCGGACCGGTGGAAGGAGCCGTACATGTCACGGGATGAACTCCGGCATGAGATAGGTGAAGGTGTCGTGTTCTGGGGCTATGAGGATGAAAGCGGGCTGGTCGGCGTGATGGGCATTCAGGACGTGCAGGATGTGACGCTTATCCGCCACGCCTATGTCCGGACGGCCAGGCGCAACCGGGGTGTGGGCGGGAAACTGCTGTCCCACCTGAGGGAGCAGACAATTCGGCCGATACTAATCGGCACGTGGGCGGACGCAGTATGGGCGGTCCGATTTTACGAAAAACACGGTTTCCGGATGGTTTCTCCAGAGGAAAAAAACCGTCTGTTAAAAAGGTACTGGAAGATTCCCGAGCGCCAGGTGGAAACCTCTGTGGTTCTTGCCGACCGGAAAAGGCCGGGATAAGTTCGTACCCCGCCGGTTAAACGATTTGTGCCGGGGGGCAGGTGTATATTTTTATGACGGCGGAGCAAACTTAAACCGTTGAAAACCTGCCGGAAGGGGATGCGTTTAGTGCGTATGGAAGTTGATCAGGATTTGTGTATAGGCTGCGGTACCTGTGTTGATTTGTGCCCCGAGGTTTTTGAATGGATGGAGGCTGAAGAAAAGGCCAAGGCGGTGGAGGACGAGGTCCCCGATGACCTGGAAAATATCTGCCAGGAGGCGTCGGAAAGCTGTCCGACCGACGCGATAATGGCCCAGTATTAAGAAAGTAAAGACGTCCCCGCCGGCGGCGGGGAGTTTTCCTTTTATAAAGGAAGTTTTAGTCCTGCGGCGAAAAACCTATAGGAGTATGATGTTTGAACCGTTTTAAGGTAGTTCACGTCATTCGGCCCGCGGCGGGCGGGATGAAGCGTCACCTGCTGAATTTGTTGGAGCATACGGACAGGGATCTTTTTGAGCCGGTGGTTGCCTGTCCATACGAAGAAAAGCTCTTTGAGGCGGCCGAATCAGGCGCAAGGGTTTTTACCGTATCCCTGCCCGGTGAGATAAAGACGGCGCGCGACACCGCTGCGGTTTTGCGTATTGCCGGCGTGCTCCGGAAGGAAAAGGCGGTAATACTGCACGCGCACGGTTCCAAGGCGGGTCTGGTGGGAAGGCTTGCCGCGCGGTTGGCACGCACGCCGGTCGTCTTTTTTACCGCTCATAATTCCATCTTTTACGAACAATGGCCGGAGTACAAAAGGAAAGCATTCGCCATTGCCGAAAACATGCTTGCGCGAGGAACCTTTAAGATAATCGCCGTTTCGAATGCGTTGAGGCAGGAACTGCTTGACCGGGAGGGACTTCAACCGGACCGGGTGGTAACGGTTTACAACGGGATCGATCCGGCGGCGTTCCGCGTCGCAGAGGAACGTGCCGCGCTCCGGCTGCGTCTTAATCTGCCTGCGGATGCCGCGGTGGTGGGAACGGTTGCCCGGCTGGCGCCGCAGAAGGGGGTAAGATTACTGATTCAGGCCGCGGCGCTTATCCCTCCGGAGAAACGCCCCTTTTTTCTAATTGTCGGCGACGGTCCGTTAAGGCGAGAACTGGAAGAAGCGGCCGGGGACTTCGGTG carries:
- a CDS encoding response regulator transcription factor, which produces MGEFQVLVGGRSPRWRESLAAAFSENAVFEVVGSATDEELVETAVRLRPDVVVWKLEDEDPVPVTAELKLECPFSLVVVMVEDPNHFDVIELIRAGVRGCLPLRLLPRQIVQAVELIVKAGMLCLPRLGSEFFDRNRKASEPVVPSFLTGREREILCLLGKNLSNQEIGQALFLSESTVKTHLRSIFRKLEVRNRSEAMVTAMRMGLVEAK
- a CDS encoding histidine kinase, with the translated sequence MPVPINTCGRSIPDMLEERIRMTTAVLRQSIKRLQWLFGRLGIQGSRGFTAQPRVSLSQALVFYRYLSLALTSLFYLLGPPASPAFFKIGVILPMLGVAWLTQRLYAADDSLVHRLKLIGMETIVIVALLLPTGGLESPFIWYAFNPIFAAACYLPTGHCWTTVVVFLAAATETSAICAGSQESLLDIAAEKSWLLLVFILLTSAVQLFTRLVNQLSAAYARLAEALSASEQSLQHISSLYQALEAFSTQEDTAQFALLLAKYAKTLSRCPAACLLMRGETQEKQKPVVRVCNGEDEYSRINLEGEISRIWEREEPETKVSAFFDEAGIRLTCVPIISQSECFGMLGYLEPANTREAEDRDRAVNFLAELGAIVLERLKTEKLGGRLLVSEEQNRIANEIHDGVSQHLFSISCALHSLSRQKAGLQDEEVQRQLQLVKNTANQAARELRASIYRISPRKRGESIFVAGLASYLNGVARMNAIRVDLKAEGSEETLSPALRNAFYRIVREATGNALRHGRCRSLEVRVSMSPAGSVLEVEDDGSGYQPGSNGMPGEGLGLGVHNMKQLAACFNGELEITNTGRGTLVRCIVPRRPGQATEGDKA
- a CDS encoding response regulator transcription factor, with product MVVIDDHPLVLQGIGSIARLYEDIELAGTASSGEEGVRLLAEKQPDVAVVDLRLPGEYGLDIIRRGRAVAPGCRFIILTAYSERADVRRAMEEKVEGYILKEALPEEIINAIRLVAKGRTYIDPVIVQALVTHDEKDPLEQLTPREKEVLLALARGMSNRDIAQMLFVTEFTVKKHVSQILDKLGLDDRTQAALYAFSRGLVQERSQG
- a CDS encoding Flp family type IVb pilin produces the protein MKKLMRRLWKEEEGQGMAEYGLILALVAVVVIAALTLLGGGVRDQMQCVANELD
- a CDS encoding GNAT family N-acetyltransferase: MIRKCVEDDFERIYTIVNDAAQAYKGIIPADRWKEPYMSRDELRHEIGEGVVFWGYEDESGLVGVMGIQDVQDVTLIRHAYVRTARRNRGVGGKLLSHLREQTIRPILIGTWADAVWAVRFYEKHGFRMVSPEEKNRLLKRYWKIPERQVETSVVLADRKRPG
- a CDS encoding ferredoxin, producing the protein MRMEVDQDLCIGCGTCVDLCPEVFEWMEAEEKAKAVEDEVPDDLENICQEASESCPTDAIMAQY
- a CDS encoding glycosyltransferase, whose translation is MNRFKVVHVIRPAAGGMKRHLLNLLEHTDRDLFEPVVACPYEEKLFEAAESGARVFTVSLPGEIKTARDTAAVLRIAGVLRKEKAVILHAHGSKAGLVGRLAARLARTPVVFFTAHNSIFYEQWPEYKRKAFAIAENMLARGTFKIIAVSNALRQELLDREGLQPDRVVTVYNGIDPAAFRVAEERAALRLRLNLPADAAVVGTVARLAPQKGVRLLIQAAALIPPEKRPFFLIVGDGPLRRELEEAAGDFGVADRFIFTGARTDIPRVLGALDLLALPSVTEGLPLILLEAMAASLPVVATAVGGVPEVVVDGKTGVMVRSADPAGLAWGITQILEEPDLARRMGAAGEKRVSELFTVEKMAGRVMNLYREALTNKGMWCDRWSCN